AGTTACAatctgaaaaaaatataaaatacaaaaagttTCTTTGTAAAGTTTAAAGGCTAAAATTAGTTGAAAGTTTCTTTGTAAGTTATCACTTTATTTTACACTCTTCAATGGGATATTCTATTTACCCGTATTTCCGGTAGCAAATAATAAGCAGCAAAATTAGTTGAGTCGTTTTGGGACTAAAAACGTTACAGCTATGATTCATTCCGCATATGCATAGTTTACAACCTTTCCTTTGGAGTAACCCAAGTTAATAGTGTAATGATGAAGTAATATGCATTCTTATTCCTTTCTGCACTGTTCCCTGtctgttttaaaaacaactATGCTGTTCAGTCAGCAGCTGTTTCAACATACAGTAGCACAGTAACGCTTTACGATCACTGGGTTCAGCATTATATACTATGCACGCTGATTATGTTTAGTCTTTCCCCTATTAGCCATCATTTCTGGCTGATATTGTTTGGGCTGCACACGAGCAAGTTGTAAATTTTGTGCAATATACTGCGAAAACCAAGAACTGAGCCGTTTGCCGGCACCAAACTCTTCACACGTAGCCAGAAACACATCGTTCAGCTGTGGCAAGATCGCATGATCGAGTGTCGGAAAGAGATGATGCAAATAGTGATCACCAAAGGTGGTTAACACTTTCAACAACGATCCCTCCACACCTCTTCGCTCTACAATCGTAGCCATCTGATAGAgtccaaaatccatgtcattactgccgaaaagaaaaaaaagagataataGGTTTAATATGATTCGATAGTGAAATTAACATAGAAATCTGTGTAGGAAAACGTACGGAAATAAATCACCGGAATGCAGTGCTTTCGGATGATGATGGCCAGCGCTCAGTCCAATAAGCCCAAAGAAGAAGCTAGCCATCAACACCACAAACAGCCACAGTTGGAAAATTACGCCGATGCGTTCCGGATTGGTAGCGTACATAAAGGCGGGCAGCAGGAAAGGAATTAGATCGTCCAGATGAAACCGGTTCTTCCCTTGGCTGAAGCTATCCATCAACCGCTTGAGGTACTCGCTCAGAAAGATCGAGCCGTATATAAACGGCCCATAGAACCAGGAACCGTACCGCTGGAAGCTGTTCTTAAGATCCGCCCACGGTAGATAGCACAGGAAGGGCTCGAACGACGAAATTTCCATATCGAGCACTGAATTCGGGAACAGATGGTGAGAAATGGCGTGCGATACACGCCACTCCCTGAAAGAGTCCAAAATAACGAGAgatacaataaaaataactatataacacaattttcccTAACGCACAACTTACCGATAGCTAAGAAACGCTATGTTAAACGCGTACATGCGCCAGTTATCTCGCTGGTGTAGAAAATTGTGCGCCGCAATTACGGTTGCGTTTACGCAGATGGCACAAACTATTCCAATGGCGAAACTTTCTAGCCTGACGGCTAGGTAGGCGGTCAGCATCACGCACACTATCAGTCCATCCACTATCTGGCGCGAGCGTACTTTTGGTGCAGGATTCACGCGGCCCAACTGTTCCCTGATACGCTGCTTGAGCGTTCGATAGAATCCATGCTCGTGAAACGTTAGCCTACAGTTGCGTGGTTGTGTGGCCCGCCGGACGTAGAACTTCGGTAGCATTAGCTCTGCCCGTCGGCTGATGTGATGCGTTTCGAACGCCTCTGTAATATCCGTACCCTGTAGCATACGTAGATATAAGCAGGTGGAGAGGATCATGTTTGACATTTTAGTGTATTTGGcatttttccacacacacacacacacacacaccacacacacacacacacacacacacacacacacacacacacacacacacacacacacacacacacacacacacaccacacacacacacacacacacacacacacacacacaccaacacacacacacacacacaccaacacacacacacaacacacacacacacacaccacacacacacacacacacacacacacaacacaccacacacacacacacacacacaacacacacacacacacacacacaccacacacacacacacacacacaccacacacaccacacacacacacacacacacacacaccacacacacacacacacacacacacacacaccacacacacacacacacacaccacacacacacacacacacacacacacacacacacacacacacacacacacacacacacaccacacacacacacacacaacacacacaccacacacacacacacacacacaccaccacacacacacacaccacacacaccacacacacacacacacacacacacacacacacacacacacacacacacacacacacacacacacacacaccacacacacacacacacacacacacacacacacacacacacacacacacacacacacacacacacacacacacacacacacacacacacacacacacacacacaccacacacacacacacacacacacacacacacacacacacaccacacacaccacacacacacacacacacaccacacacacaccacacacacacacacacacacacacaccacacacacacacacacacacacacacacacacacacacacacacacacacacaccacacacacacacacacacacacacacacacacacacacacacacacacacacacacaccacaccacacacacacacacacacacacacacacacaccacacacacacacacacacacacacacacacacacacacacacacacacacacacacaccttggtTAGTTGGATCCACTCAGCGCCTCCTGGATGCGTATGTGCAAAATCTTCAAGATCGTACAGATCGTCATTTATTCGCCACAGGCCCTCGGCACCATCGTCGTATCTCTTGCCGTCCAGCCAATTGTGCACGGTCTTGAACGGTTCGTCACGAAACGTCGGATAACGATGCGTTATGTCCGTCGCGTACGAAGGCACGGCCGCTTGGTTCGCTGATACATGGGATGACTTTCCTTCAAAACTTTCGGCCATGACGTTGCGTTTATAGGCAGTCTACCTTATCGAGACGagaaagaagcaacaacaagTGAGAAATTTTTTACATCCAGATAATTAATGTTGACGATCGCCGGATTGCTCTCGCCAACTGAACAATAAAAGGTTCAGCGTGGCGTTCTCAACAATGGATTAGTAGCTCGTTTATCAGCCGGTGGATGCTGACCGTGAACTTGGATGCTGACGCCATCGACACAGTGGATGGGTGAGACTGGAAAGCATGGCGGTGGTGTATGTAAATGTCGCGCTGGAGTTCGATACAGCGATACCAGTCGCTGAAACTGGACTGTTGTAACGAGGGTATCGCAGCAAGGTGAGTCTCATCAAGGACAAGTTCGTTTAACTTTGGGGGGAATAGTTTGCCTGTTTGTTAATTTATGCTCAGATTTATTGAAGGTCATCCCCGTGTTTCCGCTCTACTAGAACATCATTTCAAACCAACCGTCGAGCCATTCGTCAAAGCGTCACAAATTAAGAATTAGTGTCTGGTGCTTTTTGTTCCTACCTTAATCGTATCATATTCATCAATCATTCAGACTGTTCTGCCTAATATTAAAAATAGACCAAAAAAGCGCTTTTATGAGTAATTCGATTGCAAGTATTGCATTTTAATCAGCATTACTCATCCGTATCGCCGTAGCTAGCGAAACAGTAGATTATATTTGGTTTAGTACCCATCATTCACGTGATACAAATGGTCTTTTTTGACAAGTTGTTCCCAAATTACTTCTAATGAATTCTACGAAAATTATATAAgtgatatgaaataaataatataaatactATACATAAACTTAGATATTTGAAGAAATTTTAGACTGTTTAGGAGCCTATTATAATGATATCTGCACCTTTTTTctgaatttaaattatttaaaaaaaaatgacaaatttcCGATTAACCAAATGAAACTAATTTGATACTCAAaaatttgattgaaattttttaaaattggCAATAATCTCCTTTTGTAGTGTGTTTAAATGAAGTTACTGTTTTTGCTATTAAATACACCAGCTTATTTAAGTTTTGCTCCCAGTTTTGAATTTCACATGTTTGTGTTATTTGGCAAATTTTAGAGAGGGAAGCATTTCAATGGCGAAATGGAAGATCCGTAAATCAAACTTTTCACTTTTGCAAGCAAATATTAAATAGAATTATAACTTAGATGAATAAAGATGTAGTTTCTGTAACTGAACTACACACATATACCTACAACACTGTGTACACAATGAGAGCTGATTCGACCAAATTCCTAATGGACATAATTTGTAGTTTACATTTATTAGCTCAGGTTGTCTGCTTTCCGCTTGCACAGCCCGTCAATTGCCCAATATTAAATTCCACTGTTTTCTACCTTCAGCTACGAATGGCGCTTGTAGTTTTTAGCTTCACAAACTGTAATGCGCCAGGTGTAACGACAAAGTGAAGGCATTCATTTCGTACAAGATATCTCACAGCACAATCATTTCTctggcttttgttttattcatacCCAACAACGCATGAGCTCACTCGGCCACGAACTCGGGCTAAGGTATCATGTGTTTACTACAGTTTAAAACAGTTATTCACTTTCATTGACCACCGCAGCCCCGCAGCCACAACGCGTACGGAGGAAGCAAAGATCACCGGcaaacttttgacacaaaccACCGATATGATGTCCACAATCATGCCCTTGAAAGCTTTTTTTAGTATCTATGCTTTCTGGCGCCACTTGTCACAGATCACTTGTTCACGGTGCAAAAGCCTCGGGCAAACTGAATTAGATGGTTCAACATTGAGACACGGCACACCCTCACTTGTTAATCACGAAAGTAGTAAACGAAGCGTTCGAACAAATCACGCAACTGTCACTTCAAAATGGTATCTCTGTCGAGATCTCGATTGACAAAAATCCACCAAAAGTGCTCCtactagaagaaaaaaagcttcaaaCCATTACAAGGTGCAACAAACGAATGCTTTGTACAGGTTGAGGCGGGATGATGTTtaacaccagcaccagcactgAAACTGAGAAGCGAAACTTTTTTACGCGACCAAAACAATAGTTTCCTGTTTCGTACTAATCCACTGGTCAAGGGAAACCTCGACCCTACGGCAGCGCTGAGTTAAGATTCTGGATACATTTGAATTGCAAATGTTTCCCGCCACCTAATTCGCACGTGGAATTCAGGTTTGAAGCTCAAAACAGCTTAAATGAAAGAATTTTTATTGGTTCTGTTTCTGCACAGCGGCCCATCAGAGTGATTTTCGAATCTAAACCGGATATTTGTAATAACAGCCGCGCACAAACCGGTTGAGCACCGCCCTTAGTCACTGCTTTGTTTGCCCTTCAGAAAGATTATTCTGGCCATACTATATGCCCAAACTATGCTCACTCTATAAACCTTCGATGTAGTCTGACTTGTTTGGCTTAAATGCTATGCTCACTTTAATTAGAACCACTTTCGACTCATAAGTACCTGTTTGGCCGCCAATTTCATAATATGTTGATTATGATTAACCCATCTTCTAAGACTGATCCATAAGGAcctttttttatgaatattaaACACCAGCTCGTCCAACTTTGTTCACCGATCACAGAAATCAGCTACACAGCACAAGTAAAACGTGCTATTTGCTGATTAATCAAATGTTCCAACACGTTGACACACAACACCTAAACTGCTTTGGATAGTAACCAACTGAATGTATATCGAAACGGCTGACACCTAACTGAACTGAGAAGATACCGAACGAATGGCACATTCGCTGCAAACTAAGGCGCAACGGTGCACCGCACAATCATCCACCAGACACGTCCACACTGATCGCGTCCGCCGGTAACACTGTTGCAGGCGAATCTGCGGCCCACACTCCACCACCCCGAATTAATGACCGTATTGTGTCGCTCGTGCAGATCGACCCAAAAAGTGATTGTGAACCGGATCAGCCGGTGAACGGGCAGTGGAAATGTCCAAGAACGCAGCGAAATAATACCACTCGATCACTGAGTTGGTGACAACTTAGATCACCGGAAAGCACTACAATGAGGAAATGAAGCTGTTAGTTGGTGTTtaatgagaaaaaaacaaacaaacatatctatgttttttgtacaaacaatcaataaaaaataccAGCCCTAATGCTGTAACGAATGCCACGTGAACAGCCGCCTGTCATTGTACTCTGGCAAATGTGAAATGATTAGCGTGCAGTGCAAAAATGTAGCGATTCGTACTGCACTACGTCAACAAACAATGGTTACGCAAACATTTCAAGTTTGTTTTGAGTGCTTTCTTCGCGTGTTTGCAAGCGCCACTTCTCTTTTGCTAACAATAGACACCGAAAGCAGGTTTTTGGCCTCCGTTTTGTGTTGCATCAAAATAATATGCGAGAGCCAGGTCTGCTGTTTGGGGTGTTTTGCATATTTCGATGCAGCTAGCAAGCCCACAAACTCAGAGACCCCGTTGCGTTCATTTCACCGTTCGAATGAATACCGTTCAGATTTGCAAATTAGTTAACAGTTTTCAGGAGGATACCCAGAGGCACAGGTGATGTgataaatatatgcaaaaatgtaaaaaagtaTGGCTATGCATTTTACAGGGTTCCTCACAGTGGCACGTATTTTTAACCgtggtgaaagaaaagtgtATTAAGAGCAAGTGGTCTCGTCCCCGACAATTTGACAACTAAtttcagaaacaaaaaatggtctttttgacagaatgggtgaaatgaaTTTGCATTGGAACGGTTCACTTTTCTTAGCAACACTCATTGGTGTCCTCATCGACggaattattttaatacaaaaatggattttaatcAGCTCAGATTTGCTTTTGCTTAAAACTAGAAATATTTTACGTGTTTTTGAAGgtattttattgaaaagaGTGTTTAAGAGTCTAAGAGTGTTTATGTATTCGGCAAGTCGCCAGAAAGCTtttttgaggaaaagttttcacccgttctGCCAAAAAGTGACGTTCTAATTTTGTCATAAAAACCGTCATTGAGACCACCAGGTCTTCATACACTTTGGGTATAGATATCGGTACAGCTGCTGACGACTGGTCGAAAAGCAACATAGTTGGCAATGACTCAACGTTTTCGAAACACTGTGACAAACCCTGTGCTCCACATAAATAACggcttatttgttttattttactattCGCACGTGTTTGTGGCTGAGCAAGCTCGAGGCCAATTTCATTGCAATCCCATACGCGTTGAGCCCAATCCAAGCTCGAAAGTCAAGGTCAAGTTTGCGATTATCATTTGCTTTGAATTTATTGTTTTCCCAACCAACAGATGGGGAATTAAAAATGCAACAGTTTAATCATGTTCGCAGGCAAAAATGGTTTGGTTTATGCAAACCGTACTCGAATTACAAAAATTTTCAGCTAAGTTTATTATGGTCTATTTTATTCGTATCgctttttttaaaggaaaagTTATAGAATATATAAAAGATATAGGAATACTTACAATATCAAGCGCACTCGTAAAGCTTGTATTTACTTTTGTACATGCTACATATTGCtttgtaacgaaaaaaaaagattaattttTCTCAATTcattcgtgtttttttattatcatggAAGTTTCAACgtaaaattatacaaaaattctaaaatattattattcactTCACCgataatattattatattattaaaaaccaACTGCATTACCTTTCCATTAGCTCAAAAAAGTGGTAGAGCTATTAAGCTATATATTCAAATGGTTTAGACAGTATTAGATAAGATATGGTTGTtgcgagaagaaagaaaatgtttatttttaacgaATATTAATATTACTGTTTATTACTGCTCTGCAATGGGATGTAATATTACTGATCTGCAATCCCATGATCCGAAGCCCCCTTGAGGGTtaatacaggctctcccatccaactcctattccgacacgtcctcgtcgtgcagagtgatAACGTGTGTcaccacatatccaagcttgggtacacgggcttgatccaaccccttgggcggatggtggcatatggcaaaccaggaggggggtgggtatcccgggaaactgggtgcctaaacgtcggggggggggggggcaacccgacgctaaacaaaacggtcacgtgggcgcggggcctgtcacccagtcccatcgATTCATAGACTACGGAAAGCACCAGGAATCATCGAAACGGAACCAACAATACCGACCCTACGCAATGCCCCAGGACTACTCTTAAAATAGGCTCATGGAtcgtacgcactcttagcgaagccggagccttaaaaaaacttgatgatgccctagccacactgagcatggacctcgtagctctacaagagattcggtggctagggaacggtgtgcagaacaggcgtggtaagcattgctatgacatatactacagctgccacgaccgccaccgcgtgctcggaacgggtttcgccgtaggtccccggttgaaacccgcaatcatggatttcaaggctataaacgataggctatgcaccctgcgcatgcgaggcaaattctttaatataagcctcataaacgttcacgcccctaccgaagataaagaggaagaggagaaggacctgttttacggccgcctcgctagaaccatagatgcgtgccccaagCATGAtctcataatcatcctgggggacttcaacgcaaaagtcggtagggagccaatgtaccgccaatacactggctgtcacagtctgcatgagcacagtaatgataatggtagtagattggtccagttcgccgcagcgaacaatctggttgttggaagtaccaaatttgcgcgcaagaaaatccacaagattacatgggcgcaccctcgtggagaatccttcaaccagatcgaccacgtgttaataagccgccgacgacagtcgagcctgttaaatgtcagaacatatcgaggagccaatatcgattccgatcactacttggttggcttagtgatacgttgtagaatcgcccgcccccgctccaatgggggcggagaaaacacgcagcctcggctcaacacggactctctaagggacattactgtccaacaggaattcaaagccgctttagacgagtctatactaccagaaaacagttatgaaactacgagcgagaggtggaacgctctaaaaacaaaaataataaactgtgcaagaaatatactcccccatctggctggttcgacgatgaatgcagacaagtgaccgaacgtaagaatactgcataccgagcaatgcagcaacggcatagaacgcgggcatgcgcagaggaatactcacggctcagacgcgaagagaaacgagttcaccgctccaagaagcatgctttggaagagcaaaacatgtggaaactcgagcaaaccagagaggcgtacggaccaaCATGAAAGTTTTACctagcgatagcaggtcaccgaaacaacgttgtacctaaggttacctgctgtcgcaacaaggatggagatctggtcagtaaccagccagaggtcctctcgcggtgggctcagtactttgatgaattactcaacgaccagttaaacgaacagctagaagcgccactagcagatagtgtcatgctactgccacctagcatagaagaaacacgaaaggctatccgtcggctgaaaaataacaaggcacccagaaccgacggaattgcagccgaactggtcaagaatggaggtgcacgactagaaaacgagattcatcaaattgttactgaggtgtgggatagcgaatcgatgccttgtgactggaatctcggcatcatctaccccatatacaagaagggagataggttggactgcaacaactacaggggtattacggtgttgaatactgcctataaaatattctccctgatccttcaggatcgccttgtcccgtacgtcgaagagatagtcggaaactatcaaagaggattccaaaacggaaaatcaaccactgatcagatcttcaccatgtggcagatcttggagaagatggctgaatacagaaacgacacataccatcacTTCATAGACTTTAAAGCCGcgtatgatagcatagccaaggtaaaactgtacgacgctatgagctcatttggaatcccggccaaactgataaggctagttagaatgactatgatcaacgtcacatgccaggtgagggtggatggaaaagtctcaggaccttttgctaccaccaaaggtctgcgccagggagacgggcttgcctgtctcctattcaacctggcactagagagggccatccgcgactcgagggtggagacttcgggaaccatcttctataagtcaaacCAAAttctggcatacgctgatgatatagacgtCATCGGTTTGCGgttctcctatgtagcagaagcctaccaagggatcgagctgTCGGCAGAGaccctcggattgcagataaatgAGGCAAAGatcaaactgatggtggcaacatcagcggacctactaataaataatccaaacctacgtaggcgtgacgtacagataggcaCTTTtaaagtcgtcccacaattcacctatcttgggtcaaaggtcagcaacgacaatagcatggaaaaTGAGTTGCACACAAGGAtactggctgccaaccggtcattctacagcctgaaaaagcagttcacctcaaagaacctgtcgcgacggacgaagctgggactatatagtacctatatagtaccagtactcacatacgcctctgagacatggacactgtccaaatctgacgtaaacctcttagccgcgttcgagaggaagatgctcagaaggatacttggccccgtatgtgtggaaggacaatggaggagccgctataatgacgagctatacgagatgtacggcgacctcactgtcgtacagcgtatcaagctcgccaggctctggtgggctggccatgttgtacgcatggaaacggacgactcagcccgtaaagtctttttaggccgtccacaaggacagaggaggcgtggtaggcccaaattgaagtggcaagatggcgtggaggcgtccgccattaaggccgggataacggactggaagacgaaggcgcgagaccgtgagcggtttcggacactcctgaggcaggccaagaccgcaaagcggttgtagcgccggataagtaagtaagtaatattACTGTTAATAAATGTTTCGTAAGATGGTAAAATTTTATATTCCATTACTTGTTTTTACTCAGTGACCTTGCATCTTTTATGCCCATCTTAACCTTGACGTCTTGCCCAACAAGGTGATCGATAtgggggcccttcacgattctagttacttttttgtatggagtttgacagttggaggctgaaataatGTAAACACCCCATATAAAACCACACAataaactagcctgcaatttttagtctagattattctagcctcaaagctagaattagattcgagtacctgctcgaaaacacggtgttggttacatttatcccaaggtgcattaaagagatcacgtggtggaatgtGAGTCCAGATGGTCTCctagcatgtttttataaccaaatttgaatattactttttgacaggatgggtgaaaacttttgctcaaacaaggtTCCTGGAGGCTCGACGAATACttaaaacactcttaaaattttcattcagaaagagaagcgataaaaatcagccttctaaattcatacaccttgggataagcccacctgtatattatacctccttagatagctgctcgaaaactgctatacaatgcaaacagctgacaggctgaaatttcagcccacgaacttcaaacggaaagggtccCATGGTTGGTTTGAAGCAAGAATAAACAATTATGCTTAGAGACTGGCATTGTAGCCGCATGAATGCATCAAAGATAAACTTTGAACACATCCTGGTAAAATGTGTCAGTGAGATCAAATGTATTTTAATTGTAGATTTGACCTTTTCCTTATTCAATTCATCTATTTCTTATTAGCTATACCATTGGCAGCATGGTTGTAGGCAATGGTCTGTATTAGAGTTGGGCAATATTCACAAAAAAGCGGAACTGGGTCCGAACGGTTCCATCAGATTTCGGAACCAGTTCTGAATGGTAGGTTCAATCACTCATGCTGGAACCATCTGGATTCCTCCGGAACTGTCCGGGATCGTCCGGAATCCTCCAGAATCATCGAAAGCGTCAAGAATCAATAGAATTGTCAAAATCGTCGGAATTGACCGGAATCGTCGGGAATCGtcagaatcgtccggaatcgtcagGAATCGTCGAAATCGTGTGGAATCGTAGTCGACCTATAGAAAAGAATGTAAATTTCTCCGCTTTTGTGTTTTGCGCACCTCTGGCTAATATGCCCTCCATATAATGTTTGGATCGTTTGTAACCTTTTAGTATACTGGCATCAAAACGAATTGCCTGTTTTACGGTGTTCAAGTGTTTCGGGGCGATCGGTACGGTAGCAGTCCGATCACTCCATGGCAGTTTTAGAAATGAGATCGGaccttttttatttcgattttgtttagttttgttgcTCTAAATAAGGCAAAG
This sequence is a window from Anopheles merus strain MAF chromosome 3R, AmerM5.1, whole genome shotgun sequence. Protein-coding genes within it:
- the LOC121597754 gene encoding cytochrome b5-related protein-like isoform X4 translates to MTAYKRNVMAESFEGKSSHVSANQAAVPSYATDITHRYPTFRDEPFKTVHNWLDGKRYDDGAEGLWRINDDLYDLEDFAHTHPGGAEWIQLTKGTDITEAFETHHISRRAELMLPKFYVRRATQPRNCRLTFHEHGFYRTLKQRIREQLGRVNPAPKVRSRQIVDGLIVCVMLTAYLAVRLESFAIGIVCAICVNATVIAAHNFLHQRDNWRMYAFNIAFLSYREWRVSHAISHHLFPNSVLDMEISSFEPFLCYLPWADLKNSFQRYGSWFYGPFIYGSIFLSEYLKRLMDSFSQGKNRFHLDDLIPFLLPAFMYATNPERIGVIFQLWLFVVLMASFFFGLIGLSAGHHHPKALHSGDLFPNDMDFGLYQMATIVERRGVEGSLLKVLTTFGDHYLHHLFPTLDHAILPQLNDVFLATCEEFGAGKRLSSWFSQYIAQNLQLARVQPKQYQPEMMANRGKTKHNQRA
- the LOC121597754 gene encoding cytochrome b5-related protein-like isoform X5; this translates as MAESFEGKSSHVSANQAAVPSYATDITHRYPTFRDEPFKTVHNWLDGKRYDDGAEGLWRINDDLYDLEDFAHTHPGGAEWIQLTKGTDITEAFETHHISRRAELMLPKFYVRRATQPRNCRLTFHEHGFYRTLKQRIREQLGRVNPAPKVRSRQIVDGLIVCVMLTAYLAVRLESFAIGIVCAICVNATVIAAHNFLHQRDNWRMYAFNIAFLSYREWRVSHAISHHLFPNSVLDMEISSFEPFLCYLPWADLKNSFQRYGSWFYGPFIYGSIFLSEYLKRLMDSFSQGKNRFHLDDLIPFLLPAFMYATNPERIGVIFQLWLFVVLMASFFFGLIGLSAGHHHPKALHSGDLFPNDMDFGLYQMATIVERRGVEGSLLKVLTTFGDHYLHHLFPTLDHAILPQLNDVFLATCEEFGAGKRLSSWFSQYIAQNLQLARVQPKQYQPEMMANRGKTKHNQRA
- the LOC121597754 gene encoding cytochrome b5-related protein-like isoform X3, which codes for MKLAAKQTAYKRNVMAESFEGKSSHVSANQAAVPSYATDITHRYPTFRDEPFKTVHNWLDGKRYDDGAEGLWRINDDLYDLEDFAHTHPGGAEWIQLTKGTDITEAFETHHISRRAELMLPKFYVRRATQPRNCRLTFHEHGFYRTLKQRIREQLGRVNPAPKVRSRQIVDGLIVCVMLTAYLAVRLESFAIGIVCAICVNATVIAAHNFLHQRDNWRMYAFNIAFLSYREWRVSHAISHHLFPNSVLDMEISSFEPFLCYLPWADLKNSFQRYGSWFYGPFIYGSIFLSEYLKRLMDSFSQGKNRFHLDDLIPFLLPAFMYATNPERIGVIFQLWLFVVLMASFFFGLIGLSAGHHHPKALHSGDLFPNDMDFGLYQMATIVERRGVEGSLLKVLTTFGDHYLHHLFPTLDHAILPQLNDVFLATCEEFGAGKRLSSWFSQYIAQNLQLARVQPKQYQPEMMANRGKTKHNQRA
- the LOC121597754 gene encoding cytochrome b5-related protein-like isoform X1; this translates as MIVDIISVTAYKRNVMAESFEGKSSHVSANQAAVPSYATDITHRYPTFRDEPFKTVHNWLDGKRYDDGAEGLWRINDDLYDLEDFAHTHPGGAEWIQLTKGTDITEAFETHHISRRAELMLPKFYVRRATQPRNCRLTFHEHGFYRTLKQRIREQLGRVNPAPKVRSRQIVDGLIVCVMLTAYLAVRLESFAIGIVCAICVNATVIAAHNFLHQRDNWRMYAFNIAFLSYREWRVSHAISHHLFPNSVLDMEISSFEPFLCYLPWADLKNSFQRYGSWFYGPFIYGSIFLSEYLKRLMDSFSQGKNRFHLDDLIPFLLPAFMYATNPERIGVIFQLWLFVVLMASFFFGLIGLSAGHHHPKALHSGDLFPNDMDFGLYQMATIVERRGVEGSLLKVLTTFGDHYLHHLFPTLDHAILPQLNDVFLATCEEFGAGKRLSSWFSQYIAQNLQLARVQPKQYQPEMMANRGKTKHNQRA
- the LOC121597754 gene encoding cytochrome b5-related protein-like isoform X2, yielding MASASKFTTAYKRNVMAESFEGKSSHVSANQAAVPSYATDITHRYPTFRDEPFKTVHNWLDGKRYDDGAEGLWRINDDLYDLEDFAHTHPGGAEWIQLTKGTDITEAFETHHISRRAELMLPKFYVRRATQPRNCRLTFHEHGFYRTLKQRIREQLGRVNPAPKVRSRQIVDGLIVCVMLTAYLAVRLESFAIGIVCAICVNATVIAAHNFLHQRDNWRMYAFNIAFLSYREWRVSHAISHHLFPNSVLDMEISSFEPFLCYLPWADLKNSFQRYGSWFYGPFIYGSIFLSEYLKRLMDSFSQGKNRFHLDDLIPFLLPAFMYATNPERIGVIFQLWLFVVLMASFFFGLIGLSAGHHHPKALHSGDLFPNDMDFGLYQMATIVERRGVEGSLLKVLTTFGDHYLHHLFPTLDHAILPQLNDVFLATCEEFGAGKRLSSWFSQYIAQNLQLARVQPKQYQPEMMANRGKTKHNQRA